Proteins encoded by one window of Glycine soja cultivar W05 chromosome 15, ASM419377v2, whole genome shotgun sequence:
- the LOC114386092 gene encoding uncharacterized protein LOC114386092 produces the protein MEIYLQEIYLAYRKKKNTLEQPVSTKVSIFVQLFFAELLLFATVCKTKKQILNHNSIYYYLLICEYIITDEQKTIVDTIMCVVNTQSAVVYFLYGYGGTGKTFVWTTLSSSIRSNGGIVCTVASSGIASLLLPGGQTAHSKFSIPVPATQNSTCNIHQGSELAELLKVTKLIVCDEAPMCHKFAFEALDKSLKDIMQNNLPVEGKIIVFGGDFRQILPIVPKGNRSNIVHATINASYIEYCSADSIDKSDELLNLAFALLPPEFLYSLQTSGIPNHKLKLKVRTPIMLIRNLDQTDGLCNGTRLIITKLGSNVIEAEVITGPNTGNMTYIPRINMSPSESPWPFKLIRRQFPFIVSYAMTINKSQGQSLHHIGLYLPHPVFSHGQLYVALSRVKSKDELHILIHENDGNPKNIITNGFYDEVFANL, from the exons ATGGAGATTTATCTGCAAGAAATTTACCTCGcatataggaaaaaaaagaacacACTAGAACAACCCGTAAGCACCAAg GTTTCTATTTTTGTCCAACTTTTTTTTGCCGAATTGCTCCTGTTTGCCACTGTTTGCAAAACCAAAAAG CAAATCCTTAATCACAATAGTATATATTACTATTTGttaatatgtgaatatataattaCAGATGAGCAAAAAACTATTGTTGATACCATtatgtgtgtagttaacactcaATCAGCTGTAGTTTACTTTCTCTATGGATATGGTGGAACTGGCAAAACATTTGTTTGGACAACCTTATCATCTAGTATACGCTCCAATGGTGGAATTGTTTGTACAGTTGCTTCAAGTGGAATTGCTTCATTACTCTTGCCTGGTGGTCAGACCGCACATTCCAAATTTTCTATACCAGTCCCTGCAACACAAAATTCAACATGCAATATTCATCAAGGCAGTGAGTTAGCTGAATTATTAAAGGTTACAAAACTAATAGTCTGTGATGAAGCTCCAATGTGTCACAAATTTGCATTTGAGGCACTAGATAAAAGCCTTAAAGACATCATGCAAAACAATCTGCCTGTCGAAGGGAAAATTATCGTTTTTGGTGGAGATTTTCGACAGATCTTGCCAATTGTTCCAAAAGGTAATCGCTCAAACATCGTCCATGCAACTATAAATGCATCATACATT GAGTATTGCAGCGCAGATAGTATTGATAAATCAGATGAATTGCTCAATCTTGCTTTCGCATTATTGCCACCTGAATTTTTGTATTCATTGCAAACATCAGGTATAcctaatcataaattaaaacttaaggTCAGAACTCCAATCATGCTAATACGAAATCTCGACCAGACTGATGGCCTGTGCAATGGAACTAGGCTCATTATCACCAAACTCGGATCTAATGTGATTGAGGCTGAAGTAATTACTGGGCCTAATACAGGAAATATGACATACATACCCAGAATAAATATGTCTCCTTCTGAATCTCCATGGCCATTCAAACTTATCAGGAGGCAGTTTCCATTCATAGTTTCTTATGCTATGACTATAAACAAATCTCAGGGACAATCATTACACCACATAGGACTGTATTTGCCACACCCAGTTTTTAGTCATGGCCAACTATATGTTGCACTCTCAAGGGTTAAAAGCAAAGATGAACTTCATATTCTCATACATGAAAATGACGgtaatccaaaaaatattatcactAATGGTTTTTACGACGAAGTCTTTGCCAATTTATAA